From Sandaracinaceae bacterium:
GGTCCCCTCGAGGGCCTGCGTGAGCACGAGCCGACCGCCGGGCGCGAGCACGCGGACCAGCTCGGCCAGGGCGCGCTCGGGCTGCTGGAACGAGGACAGCGCGAGGTTGCCCGTGACGACGTCGAAGACCTCGTCGCCGAAGCTGAGCTGCTCGGCGCCCTCCGTCTTGAAGAAGATGCGGCGCCCCGTCGCGTCGAGGGCGCGGCGACGCGCCAGGTCGATCAGCGTCGGGTCCGGATCGATGGCGATGACGCGCCCGCCCTCGCCGAGCCGCCGCATCACCTCGAGCGCCGGGTAGCCGGAGCCGCAGCCCACGTCGAGCACCTGCAGGCGCTCGCGCTCGGGGACCGCCTGGAGCAGGAGGCGGCCGAAGAGCGTGCTGTAGCGCGGGACGACGTGCGCGTCGTAGACCGCCGCGTCCTCTCGGGAGAGGGGCGCGGGCAGGCGCTGGCTGCTCTTCCGCTGCGGGCGGCTCACGGCTCCGTACCGAGCTCCTCCAGCGCGGCCGCGGCCAGCTCGCCGATGGTGGTGGGCGCCTCGTCGACGTCCTCGAGCGTCGCCTCGCGCTCGTCCTCGAGGAGCGGGGTGAGGTGGTCCGCCGCCGCCGGGTCGCCGTATCCCGCCAGCGCCTCGATCGTCGCGGCCACCACCTTCGGCTCCGGGTGGGCGAGGAAGCGCGCGAGCAGCGGGATCGGATCGGGGTCGCGGATCTCGGTCAGGACGAAGGGCAGCTCCTGCATGCCCTCGCCCTCGTGCTGCGCGTCGAGCCGTCGCTCGATGGCCCGCGCGACCTCCTTGAAGCGCTCGTAGGCCACGTCGAGGATCGCCTCGCCGGCCTCGGTCCGGATCTGCGGGTCCGGGTGGTCGAGGATGGCGAGGAGCGCGTCGGCCATGGCCGGGCCGGGGACCTGCGCGCAGAGATCGATCAGCGCGCGCAGGCGCAGGTCGGACTCGTCCGGATCGTGATGGTCGAGGGCCTCCTCGACCGCCTCGGAGAGGAGCGGGGCGAGGTCGCTCGGGTCTCCTTCGAGGAGGGCATATTCCGCCTCCCGGGCGTCGCGGAGGGCGTCGAAGAGGCGGCTCAAGTAGGCGCGTGCGTGCATCGTCCGGCCGAGCCTACGTCGTCGGCGCGGGCTTCGGAAGGGGGACGCATCGCGGCATCTCAATCCGCCGTTCTCGGAGGAAAGATGCTAAGTTCTGCCCTCCGAATGACGGACGCCGACGGCCCGAAGACCCAGAGCAATTTCCGCGGGACACAGGTGACCGATGACGGCACCGGCCCGAAGATGCTCGAGCACAGCCACCGCATCCTCGTGGTGAAAGGGCCCGACCGTGGGCTCGAGGTGGAGATCCAGGCCACGAAGCTCACCATCGGGAGCTCGAACAGCAACGACCTGGTGCTGAGCGACACGACGGTGAGTCGACGCCACGCGCTGCTCGCGGTCGAAGGCGACCGGTACGTGCTGCGCGATCTGGAGTCCACGAACGGCACGGTCGTCGATGGCACGCCGGTGAGGGAGGCCTACCTCGCGCCGGGCGCCAGGGTGAGCTTCGGCGACACCGAGATCCTCTTTCAGCCGCGCAAGAAGTGGGAGCGCATCGACGTGCGCGAGGCCGACCACTTCGGCGCGCTCTACGGCACGACGGACACGATGCAGGCGGTCTTCGCGCTGCTCGCGAAGCTCGCGCCGACCGACCTCGGCTGCATCCTCGTCGGCGAGACGGGCACGGGCAAGGAGCTCGCCGCGCGCGCGATCCACGACCACTCCGCGCGCGCCAGCGAGCCCTTCATCATCGTCGACTGCGGCGCGATCAGCGAGAACCTCATCGAGTCCGAGCTCTTCGGTCACGAGCGCGGGGCGTTCACCGGCGCGGACCGACAGCGCACGGGCGCCTTCGAGGCCGCGGACGAGGGCACCGTCTTCCTCGACGAGATCGGCGAGCTCCCGCTCGAGCTGCAGCCCAAGCTCCTGCGCGTGCTCGAGCGCAAGGAGGTCAAGCGCCTCGGCTCGACCAAGCTGCAGGAGATCGACGTCCGGGTGGTCGCGGCGACCCACCGCGACCTGCCCACGATGGTCAAGGAGGGGACCTTCCGCGAGGACCTCTACTATCGCCTGGCGGAGGTCGTGGTCGAGCTGCCGCCGCTGCGTGACCGGCTCGGCGACGTCCCGGTGATCGCGCAGCGCATCCTGGGCGACGTGGCGGGCGACGGACCAGTGCCGGACCTGTCCGAGGACGCGGTGGCGTCGCTCTCCCGCCGCGCGTGGCCGGGCAACGTCCGTGAGCTCCGCAACGTGCTCAAGCGCGCCGTGGTGCTCGCCGCGGGCCCGGTGATCACGGCCAAGGATCTCTCGCTCGACACGAGCGGCCCGCTCAAGAACCCGAGCATCGGCACCTCGCCCGTGAGCCCGGCGAGCGGCGAAGCCCCGCTCGAGGTCGCTGACGATCTGCCCATCAAGGAGGCCCGCGACCGCTGGGTCGCGCCGATGGAGCGCGAGTACCTGATGCGCATCGTGAAGCGCTCCGGGGGCGATCTCGACAAGGCGGCCGAGGAGGCGGGCATCCACCGCAAGAGCCTCGAGCGCTTGCTCCGACAGCACGGCCTCAAGGCCGCCGACTTCCGCGACTGAGCTCCCGACGGGGCTGCGCGCTTGTCAGGCAGCGGAGATCTCGTAGGGTCCCGCCATGCCGACGAAGCCCTTCCAGCCCAGCGGGGTGTGGCCCGCCCTCGCCACGCCCTTCACCGACGACGGGAAGATCGACCTCGATCGCTACCGCCGCCTGATCGAGTTCACCGTCGACCAGGGCGTCACCGGCGTGCTGCCCTGCGGCACCACCGGCGAATCGCCCACGCTCTCCTGGCAGGAGCACGAGGATCTCGTCGGGACCGCGATCGACACCGTCGACGGCAAGGTCGGCGTGCTCGCCGGCACCGGCTCGAACAACACCCAGGAGGCGATCCGCGGCACCGAGGACGCGCACCGTCGCGGGGCGGCCGCCGCGCTCCTCGTCGACTGTTACTACAACGGGCCGAGCAGCCTCGAGCTGCGCACCGAGTACTACGAGCGCGTCCTGAACGCGGTGCCCGACATCCCGCTCGTGCCCTACGTGATCCCCGGCCGCACCGGCTGCGCGCTCGGCGCCGAGGACCTCGCGATGCTCCACCTGAGCGCGCCCGATCGCGTGCCCGCCGTGAAGCAGGCCACGGGCGACCTCGATCGCATGCGCCGCGACCGCGAGCTCGCCGGGCCCGGCCTCGCGATCATGAGCGGCGACGACGACATGACGCTCCCGATGATGAACGACCCGGCCATCTCGGCCTCGGGCGTGATCAGCGTGATGGGCAACCTCGTCCCGAAGGCGCTCAGCGACATGGTCGCCGCGCGCGCCGCGGGGGACGTCTCTCGCGCGGGCGAGATCGCGGCCGAGATCGGCCCGCTCCTCAAGTGCGTCGGCGTCAAGGCGCACGGCGTCCGCGAGCTCCCGGGCGGCCGCAAGCTCCAGGTCGTCGACGGCTTCCGGAACCCCCTGCCGCTCAAGACCATGATGGCCGCGCTCGGCATGATCGGCCGCTACGGCCGCCGCCCGCTCGGGCTGATGAGCCAGCCCGCCATCGACGTCGTGCGCGGCGCGGTGCGCGCGGTCTGGGAGGCGGCGCCGCAGCACCTCCGCCCGATCGAGGCCGCCTTCGACGTGAACATCGCAGAGCGCCTCGAAGACGACGCCGTCTGGCGCTGAGTGACGCGCTTTGCTTCAGTAGGCGCGTGACCCGCACGCTCGCGCTGACGCTCGCCGCCGCCCTCCTGGTCGGCTGCTACCAGTCCCACTCCGGCCGGGCGGTCCCCGACGCCGGCTCGCCCCCCGGCGATGGACGGGTGCCTCCGCCGCCTCCCCCGCCGCCTCCTCCGCCGCTGTCCGAGGCGCGCTTCGTGGTCGCGTCGCTGACGCTCCCCGAGGCCCTCGGTGCCCGCGCCCACGGCGTGAACCTCGACGGCCTGGACTCCGGGGAGGGCAGCACCGAGCCCGACGCGACCTGCCAGGAGTTCAACGTGGACTTCACCTCGATCCACGGAGGCGAGGCGGGCGTGGACAACGCGTGGAGCCAGCTCGTGCCGACCCTCGAGAGCTTGGTGGGCAGCACCTACGACGAGCTGCTCGCGGCGCGAATCGCCGATGGGTCCCTGTTGATCGGCGTGCGGCTGGACGACGGCGGCGGCGCGTCGCTCGTCTCGCTCTCGCCGAGCGGCCCCCTCCGTCTCGACTCGCGCGGGCGCCCCGAGGCGGGTCAGCGCTTCGAGGTCATCGAGGAGCTCGCCGTGGGCTCGAGGAGCCCGGACGGCGCCCGCGAGCGGATGGTGATCCGCGGCCGCTTCCGCATCCCCGGGGTCGAGATGTTCTTGCCCCTGCTGCCGATCGCCGAGCTGGACCGCGCGCAGCTCACCTACGCCGTCGGCTCCGGCGGGTTGATGAACGGCGAGCTCGGCGCGGCCGTCGAGGTCGAGCTCGCGGTGGAGTCGATCGCCAGCATCATGCCCGGTATCGAGGACACCCTGCGATCCGTGCTCGAGAGCGTGGCCGACCTCGACCCGGGCCCCGATCCCCAGATCTGCACCGCCCTCTCCCTCGGCATGGCCTTCGAAGCCGTCCCCGCCGAATTCTGAGCGGTCCCCGAAGCAAAAAGGAGGCGGGCGCACAAGCGGCCTCGAGCGCCCGCGGACTCGGGCGCGAAAGCGGCAGCAGAAGCAGAAGCGGTCGCGGAAGCGGAAGCGGAAGCGGATGCGGAAGCGGAGGCGGAAGCGGTCGCGGAAGCGGAAGCGGACGCGGACTCGGTCGCGGACTCGGACTCGGTCGCGGACTCGGACTCGGTCGCGGACTCGGACTCGGTCGCGGACTCGGTCGCGGACGCGGACTCGGGCTCGGGCTCGGGCTCGGGCTCGGACCCGGACTCGGACTCGGACTCGGACTCGGACTCGGACTCGGACTCGGACTCGGACTCGGACTCGGACTCGGACCCGGATTCGCATTCGGCCCCGGTCGGAGAAGCGGAGGCGGACCCGGACTCGGCCCCGGTCGGGGAAGCGGAGGCGGACCCGGACTCGGACTCGGATCCGGTCGGGGAAGCGGGGAGGCGGAGGCGGACGCGGACTCGGAAGCGGTCGCGGAGGCGGAGGCGGACGCGGACGCGGTCGCGGACTCGGACTCGGACTCGGACTCGGTCGCGGACTCGGTCGCGGA
This genomic window contains:
- a CDS encoding methyltransferase domain-containing protein, coding for MSRPQRKSSQRLPAPLSREDAAVYDAHVVPRYSTLFGRLLLQAVPERERLQVLDVGCGSGYPALEVMRRLGEGGRVIAIDPDPTLIDLARRRALDATGRRIFFKTEGAEQLSFGDEVFDVVTGNLALSSFQQPERALAELVRVLAPGGRLVLTQALEGTFEEVLDMFREVALKRGEDALVGRVDRIAGRYPAPSTLRAIVESAGFEDVSVRTEDFQLPFESASQVLTDPALRLIAVPEWRWIAGFDADGSERLRQAEQHLDTYFGGGPLTLRVNAGVVTASV
- a CDS encoding HEAT repeat domain-containing protein; the encoded protein is MHARAYLSRLFDALRDAREAEYALLEGDPSDLAPLLSEAVEEALDHHDPDESDLRLRALIDLCAQVPGPAMADALLAILDHPDPQIRTEAGEAILDVAYERFKEVARAIERRLDAQHEGEGMQELPFVLTEIRDPDPIPLLARFLAHPEPKVVAATIEALAGYGDPAAADHLTPLLEDEREATLEDVDEAPTTIGELAAAALEELGTEP
- a CDS encoding sigma 54-interacting transcriptional regulator, encoding MTDADGPKTQSNFRGTQVTDDGTGPKMLEHSHRILVVKGPDRGLEVEIQATKLTIGSSNSNDLVLSDTTVSRRHALLAVEGDRYVLRDLESTNGTVVDGTPVREAYLAPGARVSFGDTEILFQPRKKWERIDVREADHFGALYGTTDTMQAVFALLAKLAPTDLGCILVGETGTGKELAARAIHDHSARASEPFIIVDCGAISENLIESELFGHERGAFTGADRQRTGAFEAADEGTVFLDEIGELPLELQPKLLRVLERKEVKRLGSTKLQEIDVRVVAATHRDLPTMVKEGTFREDLYYRLAEVVVELPPLRDRLGDVPVIAQRILGDVAGDGPVPDLSEDAVASLSRRAWPGNVRELRNVLKRAVVLAAGPVITAKDLSLDTSGPLKNPSIGTSPVSPASGEAPLEVADDLPIKEARDRWVAPMEREYLMRIVKRSGGDLDKAAEEAGIHRKSLERLLRQHGLKAADFRD
- a CDS encoding 4-hydroxy-tetrahydrodipicolinate synthase; translation: MPTKPFQPSGVWPALATPFTDDGKIDLDRYRRLIEFTVDQGVTGVLPCGTTGESPTLSWQEHEDLVGTAIDTVDGKVGVLAGTGSNNTQEAIRGTEDAHRRGAAAALLVDCYYNGPSSLELRTEYYERVLNAVPDIPLVPYVIPGRTGCALGAEDLAMLHLSAPDRVPAVKQATGDLDRMRRDRELAGPGLAIMSGDDDMTLPMMNDPAISASGVISVMGNLVPKALSDMVAARAAGDVSRAGEIAAEIGPLLKCVGVKAHGVRELPGGRKLQVVDGFRNPLPLKTMMAALGMIGRYGRRPLGLMSQPAIDVVRGAVRAVWEAAPQHLRPIEAAFDVNIAERLEDDAVWR